The following proteins are encoded in a genomic region of Burkholderia diffusa:
- a CDS encoding ABC transporter permease, which translates to MSRLLVIFRLGVKELWSLARDPILLALIVYTFSASIYVAATARPETLHKVPIAIVDEDASPLSARIAAAFFPPQFAPPPIVDARAADRGLDDGDYTFSLDIPPDFQRDVLAGRHATVQLNVDATRMTQAFTGGGYIQQIVSGEIDAFVRRHRGAALPPVDLAMRMRFNPNLDEVWFGALMELINNVTMLSMILTGAALIREREHGTIEHLLVMPVTAAEIMLAKVWSMGLVVAAAAVASLTFVVGGALHVPIPGSVPLFVAGMALHLFATTSMGIFLATLVRSMPQFGMLLVLVLLPLQLLSGGLTPRESMPPVVQDIMLAAPTTHFVELAQRILYRGAGLDAVWAQFAALFAIGCVLFLLSLTRFRKTIGQMT; encoded by the coding sequence ATGTCGCGCCTGCTCGTCATTTTCCGGCTCGGGGTCAAGGAATTGTGGAGCCTCGCGCGCGACCCGATCCTGCTCGCACTCATCGTCTATACGTTCAGCGCGTCGATCTACGTCGCCGCCACCGCGCGCCCGGAAACGCTGCACAAGGTGCCGATCGCGATCGTCGACGAGGATGCGTCGCCGCTGTCGGCGCGCATCGCGGCGGCGTTCTTCCCGCCGCAGTTCGCGCCGCCGCCGATCGTCGACGCCCGCGCCGCCGATCGCGGGCTGGACGACGGCGACTACACGTTCTCGCTCGACATTCCGCCGGATTTCCAGCGCGACGTGCTCGCCGGCCGCCACGCGACGGTCCAGCTCAACGTCGATGCGACCCGCATGACGCAGGCGTTCACCGGCGGCGGTTACATCCAGCAGATCGTGTCGGGCGAGATCGACGCATTCGTGCGGCGCCATCGCGGCGCGGCGTTGCCGCCCGTCGATCTCGCGATGCGCATGCGCTTCAACCCGAATCTCGACGAAGTCTGGTTCGGCGCGCTGATGGAACTGATCAACAACGTGACGATGCTGTCGATGATCCTCACCGGAGCCGCGCTGATCCGCGAGCGCGAGCACGGGACGATCGAGCATCTGCTCGTGATGCCGGTGACGGCGGCGGAAATCATGCTCGCGAAGGTCTGGTCGATGGGGCTCGTCGTCGCGGCGGCGGCCGTCGCGTCGCTCACGTTCGTCGTGGGCGGCGCGCTGCACGTGCCGATTCCCGGTTCCGTGCCGCTGTTCGTGGCCGGCATGGCGTTGCACCTGTTCGCGACCACGTCGATGGGGATCTTTCTCGCGACGCTCGTGCGCAGCATGCCGCAGTTCGGCATGCTGCTCGTCCTCGTGCTGCTGCCGCTGCAACTTCTGTCGGGCGGGCTGACGCCGCGCGAAAGCATGCCGCCCGTCGTGCAGGACATCATGCTGGCCGCGCCGACCACCCATTTCGTCGAGCTCGCGCAGCGCATCCTGTATCGAGGTGCCGGGCTCGATGCGGTGTGGGCCCAGTTTGCCGCGCTGTTCGCGATCGGATGCGTGCTGTTCCTGCTGTCGCTGACGCGATTCCGCAAGACGATTGGTCAGATGACTTGA